The Pyricularia oryzae 70-15 chromosome 5, whole genome shotgun sequence genome includes a region encoding these proteins:
- a CDS encoding PP-loop family protein, with protein sequence MGTIPHVLHHCARPIRPSEFADAVQALCRPRMQAARSNMPIPVALAISGGVDSMAMAWLCAEVRRLDPTMRVADHRVLRFMPIIVDHDYRRHSYREAKTVGDFLRERLNMRPIIARIMWDKLDRDRVLNHGEPSGRSKGASQDDSRLKSIRPQDIPNFETVAREQRYRLFAQKMVHERSMSLFLAHHEDDQYEWLLMRLMDGHGPRGLVGIPAANQLPHTQDIHGSYESGFIDDQNYRNPLFRLNPNTNESKELRTALKEQIMQELLSPPSSSAETGSAVRDYIYSLTGAEDGPNRGAPELEPCRVEDGGTMLYRPMLEFSKDRIIATCVENGVPWFEDSTNKDMTLTPRNAIRHMVKHHTMPVALQKPAVLAMSNRIRRRLELQKQEADRIFNRLVFYEFHPNVGSIVVEFPNLRRPGPRRRHSIYTTRWRQIALDNKTIAAAQAFRRLLRIVSPKNALPTAEDLQPFVGRVLPSLADTTIGEAPTTPPKSFVISGVHCVPIQPKPKDPNQRLRWQLARAPHNSPAREPLPSVEFRSRVWAWAYPDKKQWWCSPDTIKQNRGAVSHRFRFVPYDGGRFWVSVRHRLPVNVHVGPLALPYLRRFRDALPDDASRRRLEDLLKRYAGNKLRWTLPAVYASGPISWVQDPYMQEHPYTRPSRARQEEIMRLIESSRDEMNIISLPTLDMSLPGFEQWLRCEFRFRKVDGAVPSSLERTRINSMLAVVGFGHKCVTRVDKRRKRVVRPRRKDAVTRARKPPIVRGVAAPGRAATKVRLAHVGTA encoded by the coding sequence ATGGGCACGATTCCGCATGTATTGCACCACTGTGCGCGGCCGATCCGGCCCAGCGAGTTCGCCGACGCCGTCCAGGCCCTCTGCCGGCCTCGGATGCAGGCGGCGCGCTCCAATATGCCCATCCCCGTAGCCTTAGCCATCAGCGGAGGCGTCgactccatggccatggcatgGCTATGCGCCGAAGTTCGCCGTCTCGACCCAACCATGCGCGTGGCCGACCACCGGGTGCTTCGTTTCATGCCCATAATCGTCGACCACGACTACCGCAGACACAGCTACCGCGAAGCAAAGACCGTCGGTGACTTTCTGCGTGAGCGCTTGAACATGAGGCCGATCATCGCAAGGATTATGTGGGACAAGTTGGATAGGGATCGCGTGCTCAATCATGGTGAGCCTTCTGGTAGGAGCAAGGGCGCTTCGCAAGACGACAGCAGGCTGAAGTCCATCCGTCCGCAGGACATTCCAAACTTTGAGACGGTGGCGCGAGAACAACGCTACCGCCTCTTTGCCCAGAAGATGGTGCATGAACGGTCCATGTCGCTGTTCTTGGCCCACCACGAGGACGATCAGTATGAATGGCTGCTGATGCGCCTGATGGACGGCCACGGCCCGCGCGGGCTAGTTGGCATCCCGGCCGCCAACCAGCTGCCGCACACCCAAGATATTCACGGCTCGTACGAGAGTGGTTTTATAGACGACCAGAACTACCGTAATCCACTCTTTAGGCTTAATCCTAACACCAACGAGAGCAAGGAGCTCCGGACCGCCTTGAAGGAGCAGATAATGCAAGAGCTCCTCAGTCCACCTTCTTCCAGCGCCGAGACGGGCTCTGCCGTGCGGGACTATATCTATTCTCTTACTGGCGCTGAGGATGGTCCCAACAGAGGAGCCCCCGAGTTGGAACCATGCAGGGTAGAGGACGGCGGCACCATGCTGTATCGGCCGATGCTTGAGTTCTCCAAAGACCGCATCATTGCGACATGCGTGGAGAACGGTGTCCCGTGGTTTGAGGATAGCACAAACAAGGACATGACACTCACTCCGCGAAATGCTATCCGTCACATGGTCAAGCACCACACTATGCCAGTcgcgctgcaaaagccagcCGTCCTTGCCATGTCCAACCGTATTCGGCGTAGATTGGAGCTACAGAAACAAGAGGCAGATCGGATTTTCAACCGGCTCGTCTTCTACGAGTTTCACCCTAACGTTGGATCCATTGTGGTTGAATTCCCTAACCTCCGCCGCCCAGGCCCGCGCCGGAGGCACTCCATATACACGACCCGCTGGCGTCAAATCGCCCTAGATAACAAGACGATAGCTGCGGCGCAAGCCTTCCGTCGCCTACTGCGCATCGTCTCCCCAAAGAACGCATTGCCGACTGCAGAGGACTTGCAACCCTTTGTGGGTCGAGTCCTTCCCTCCCTAGCCGACACAACCATCGGTGAGGCACCCACCACTCCGCCCAAATCATTCGTCATCAGCGGGGTGCATTGTGTGCCCATCCAAcccaaacccaaagacccaaaTCAAAGATTGAGGTGGCAGCTGGCCCGGGCGCCCCACAACTCGCCAGCCCGCGAGCCCCTCCCCTCGGTCGAGTTCCGCAGCCGGGTATGGGCCTGGGCTTACCCCGACAAGAAACAATGGTGGTGCTCGCCCGACACGATCAAGCAAAATCGGGGCGCCGTCTCGCACCGCTTCCGCTTCGTCCCGTATGACGGCGGCCGCTTCTGGGTCTCGGTCCGACACCGCCTGCCCGTCAACGTGCACGTCGGACCTCTGGCCTTGCCGTACCTCCGCCGGTTCCGCGACGCCCTGCCTGACGACgcctcccgccgccgcctcgaaGACCTGCTCAAACGCTACGCCGGCAACAAGCTCCGCTGGACCCTGCCGGCCGTTTACGCCTCGGGGCCCATCTCCTGGGTCCAGGATCCCTACATGCAAGAACATCCGTACACTCGGCCCAGCCGCGCACGCCAGGAGGAGATCATGCGCTTGATCGAGTCCTCCCGCGACGAGATGAACATCATCTCGCTGCCGACCCTGGATATGAGCTTGCCCGGATTTGAGCAGTGGCTGCGGTGCGAGTTTCGCTTCCGCAAGGTCGACGGCGCCGTGCCCAGCAGCCTGGAACGCACCAGGATCAACAGCATGCTGGCCGTCGTCGGCTTCGGACACAAGTGTGTCACGCGCGTTGACAAGAGGCGCAAGAGGGTCGTCAGGCCCAGGAGAAAGGATGCTGTGACGAGGGCGAGGAAGCCGCCGATCGTGAGGGGTGTTGCTGCGCCTGGGAGGGCTGCGACAAAAGTGAGGTTAGCTCATGTCGGCACGGCATAG
- a CDS encoding SPX domain-containing protein produces MRIINLAAKGLCSRIGYKHQSSAPCFLSQIVTFFTIRVAPQLGFFDYKAASQGNNSHDDSTSPGFGPASQPQPPISLASQQDARHRRSRGGQDNLKYEPSTGRLPDGSHNHRDHADDYELQELPSRGQTPATASLESATDTSNEKLDSRAAKRRWLEEQDEMKFSHSIQFNAVPDWSSHYIAYSNLKKLIYQLEKSINQSIGTDAESRPLIGNDEDPEKVFTRALDVELEKISSFFAVKEQELLDEVNSLLKDIGASEDEDEGSPSRLVTHDPTQSASALVETRRHSMHSHQSTEDGGEDDSDDASNDDENTPALARKRRVSFGRRRTIGATGNGAVTDMTASAELTRSRRQSTVAFDDYAEQAALYSSDIMLKRRVVALYVQLCELKSYIQLNKTGFRKVLKKFDKICNRSLRQKYMEKVVESAPPFVPEATKAVEDNVSKMEHAYANLVTKGDIDIARRDLRSHLREHVVWERNTVWRDMIGMERRAEAASLGRALLGGDIATGAARLQGDEENAIPTKEIATPIGRFKLPTWLVSTSLLNLVIILAVFTALLVLPIMESPEQQNCLAILVFASMMWATEAIPLFVTSLTIPFLCIVLRVVRSDDGTKRLSSKDATTMVFSSMWTPVIMLLLGGFTLAAALSKCRIDKRIATFVLSKAGTQPRTVLIANMLVSAFASMLISNVAAPVLCYGIIEPMLRNLPTGSPMSKALIMGIALSANIGGMLSPIASPQNVVAIGIMTPEPTWGDWFFIVIPVGLVSLALIWVLLMVTFQPGKGTKIVPIRPVREPFSSVQWFVSIVTISTIALWCASHQLEGVFGDMGVIAIIPLILFFGIGLLTKEDFNNFPWTIIILAAGGLALGKSVRSSGLLHTLANDITGRVEGMSLYGVLVVFSALILVIATFISHTVAALIFLPLVYDVGAAMEEPHPNLLVMAGVLMCSAAMGLPTSGFPNMTAIMKEDATGQRYLQVKHFISRGVPSSILTLIVSVTLGYGAMRIIGM; encoded by the exons ATGCGAATCATTAACCTTGCCGCAAAGGGGTTGTGTAGTCGTATCGGCTACAAACATCAAAGTAGTGCACCTTGCTTTTTATCACAAATTGTGACTTTT TTCACAATTCGTGTCGCGCCGCAACTTGGTTTTTTTGACTACAAGGCAGCCTCTCAAGGTAACAACAGTCACGA CGATTCCACCAGCCCCGGTTTCGGCCCAGCGTCGCAACCTCAGCCACCTATCAGCCTTGCATCGCAACAAGACGCACGTCACCGGCGGAGCAGAGGAGGGCAAGACAATTTGAAATACGAACCATCCACTGGTCGACTGCCTGACGGTTCACACAACCACCGCGACCACGCAGACGACTACGAACTCCAGGAGCTTCCCTCGCGCGGTCAGACACCAGCGACTGCTTCACTGGAATCCGCAACCGATACCAGCAACGAAAAGCTTGATagccgggccgccaagcgTCGGTGGCTCGAGGAGCAGGACGAGATGAAGTTCTCACACAGCATTCAGTTCAATGCTGTTCCGGACTGGAGCAGTCACTACATAGCATACAGCAACCTCAAAAAACT TATTTACCAGCTCGAAAAATCCATCAACCAATCTATAGGCACAGATGCGGAATCGAGGCCTCTTATCGGGAATGATGAGGATCCGGAGAAGGTCTTTACGCGCGCCCTGGATGTCGAGCTTGAAAAGATCTCATCATTCTTTGCAGTGAAGGAGCAGGAGCTTTTGGATGAGGTCAATTCGCTGCTCAAAGATATTGGAGCTtcagaagatgaagatgaaggtAGCCCGAGTCGCCTCGTCACACACGACCCAACACAGTCCGCATCGGCTTTGGTCGAAACCCGAAGGCACAGTATGCACAGCCATCAATCGACCGAGGACGGCGGGGAGGATGATAGCGATGATGCCTCTAATGACGACGAGAACACTCCTGCGCTCGCAAGGAAACGACGCGTGAGCTTCGGCAGGAGGAGGACGATCGGCGCCACCGGCAATGGGGCCGTGACGGACATGACGGCTTCGGCCGAGCTGACGCGGTCTCGCCGACAAAGCACCGTTGCGTTTGACGACTATGCCGAGCAGGCAGCCCTCTACTCGTCAGACATTATGCTAAAGCGCAGGGTGGTGGCCCTGTACGTACAGCTGTGCGAGCTCAAGTCGTATATACAGCTCAACAAGACGGGTTTCCGCAAGGTGCTCAAGAAATTCGACAAAATTTGCAACAGGTCCCTGCGGCAAAAGTACATGGAGAAAGTCGTCGAGTCGGCCCCTCCATTCGTCCCCGAGGCGACCAAGGCGGTTGAGGATAACGTGTCCAAGATGGAGCATGCATACGCCAACCTCGTCACGAAGGGCGACATTGATATCGCGAGGAGGGATTTGCGGTCGCACCTTCgcgagcacgtcgtctggGAGAGGAACACAGTCTGGCGTGACATGATTGGTATGGAGCGGCGAGCTGAGGCTGCAAGCTTGGGCAGGGCCCTGCTTGGCGGAGATATCGCCACGGGAGCAGCCAGGCTACAGGGCGATGAGGAGAACGCCATACCTACCAAGGAGATTGCGACGCCTATCGGTAGATTCAAGCTTCCGACATGGCTGGTCAGCACGTCCTTGCTGAACTTGGTGATTATTTTGGCAGTTTTTACGGCACTGCTGGTCCTTCCCATTATGGAGAGCCCCGAGCAACAAAACTGCTTGGCAATCTTGGTGTTTGCCAGTATGATGTGGGCGACTGAG GCCATCCCGCTCTTTGTAACATCACTCACCATCCCTTTCCTCTGCATCGTCCTCCGTGTTGTACGGTCTGATGACGGCACCAAGCGCCTTTCCTCCAAGGATGCCACGACTATGGTGTTTTCGTCCATGTGGACGCCCGTAATCATGTTGTTGCTTGGAGGCTTTACGCTGGCAGCTGCTCTATCAAAGTGCAGGATCGACAAGCGCATCGCGACGTTTGTGCTTAGCAAGGCCGGAACCCAGCCGCGCACCGTGCTCATTGCCAACATGCTCGTGTCGGCGTTTGCCAGTATGCTCATTAGTAATGTTGCTGCACCAGTGTTGTGCTATGGTATTATCGAG CCAATGCTCCGCAATCTACCTACTGGCTCGCCCATGTCCAAAGCACTCATTATGGGCATTGCCCTATCGGCAAACATTGGCGGAATGCTTTCGCCCATCGCATCGCCCCAGAACGTAGTAGCAATCGGCATTATGACTCCAGAGCCAACATGGGGAGACTGGTTCTTTATCGTGATCCCCGTCGGCCTGGTGTCGCTCGCCCTGATCTGGGTCTTGCTCATGGTCACGTTCCAGCCCGGCAAGGGCACCAAGATTGTGCCCATCAGGCCTGTTAGAGAGCCCTTTAGCAGTGTGCAGTGGTTCGTCTCGATTGTCACCATTAGCACCATTGCGCTGTGGTGCGCCAGCCACCAGCTCGAGGGCGTCTTTGGTGACATGGGCGTCATCGCAATCATACCGttgattcttttctttggcaTTGGGCTCCTGACCAAGGAGGACTTCAACAACTTTCCCTGGACTATTATTATCCTGGCGGCTGGTGGTCTGGCGCTCGGCAAGTCTGTCCGCAGCTCAGGTCTTCTGCACACACTCGCCAACGACATTACCGGTCGGGTTGAGGGCATGAGCCTGTACGGGGTATTGGTTGTGTTTTCGGCGCTCATCTTGGTGATTGCGACTTTTATCAGTCACACGGTTGCGGCATTGATCTTTCTGCCGCTTGTGTACGACGTCGGTGCGGCGATGGAGGAGCCCCACCCGAACCTCCTCGTCATGGCTGGTGTATTGATGTGCAGCGCCGCGATGGGATTGCCTACCAGTGGATTCCCCAACATGA CTGCCATCATGAAGGAGGATGCCACAGGCCAAAGGTACCTCCAGGTCAAGCACTTTATCAGCAGGGGTGTGCCGAGCAGCATACTGACACTGATTGTATCGGTGACTCTGGGTTATGGTGCGATGAGGATCATTGGCATGTAA
- a CDS encoding hexaprenyldihydroxybenzoate methyltransferase, whose amino-acid sequence MASLLRTSTPNAARLLLRATPRVFGAPFSQGITQPPSRPRSIQTSAALSSPPTPPPQDHSTTSNNDPNLNTVNQSEVSHFDALASTWWDSHGPSRLLHLMNPLRHDFIASCHASESPPPPSADGSSPQPSQPRQGLHYLDVGCGGGIFAESAARLPTAASVTAIDASSQVLAVARAHLRRETPAVQSKLTYLHSSIEALAAAVGPEGSPATPAKQYDVVTTFEVLEHVDNPSAFLQRCGALVRPGGWLVLSTMARTWTSWATTIFAAERVLGIVPPGTHDWQKYVDVEELRAHFASRPASEGWTGNGSAERCQGVVYMPGLGWKAVPGSEKVGNYFYAMRKSPYVPA is encoded by the coding sequence ATGGCGTCCCTGCTGAGGACTTCGACCCCAAACGCCGCGCGGCTGCTACTTCGGGCAACTCCGCGGGTATTCGGTGCCCCATTCTCACAGGGAATAACACAGCCGCCATCACGGCCAAGGTCAATTCAAACCTCGGCCGCCTTGTCATCACCAccgacaccaccaccacaggaCCACTCCACCACATCCAACAACGACCCAAACCTCAACACCGTCAACCAATCCGAAGTCTCGCACTTTGATGCCTTGGCCTCAACGTGGTGGGACTCCCATGGCCCTTCACGCCTGCTACACCTGATGAACCCCCTCCGCCACGACTTTATCGCCTCCTGCCACGCCTCGGagtcaccaccaccgccatcaGCCGACGGCTCATCACCCCAGCCCTCGCAGCCCCGCCAAGGCCTGCACTACCTGGACGTCGGCTGCGGGGGCGGTATCTTTGCCGAGTCGGCCGCCCGGCTCCCGACCGCGGCGTCCGTGACCGCCATCGACGCGTCCTCGCAGGTCCTGGCCGTGGCCCGCGCCCACCTGCGCCGCGAAACGCCCGCCGTCCAGTCCAAGCTCACGTACCTGCACTCTAGCATCGAGGCTCTAGCCGCCGCGGTGGGGCCTGAGGGGTCACCCGCAACCCCGGCCAAGCAGTACGACGTGGTGACGACGTTCGAGGTGCTCGAGCATGTCGACAACCCATCCGCGTTCCTGCAGCGGTGCGGCGCACTCGTCCGCCCGGGCGGCTGGCTCGTCCTCAGCACCATGGCGCGCACCTGGACCTCGTGGGCCACCACCATCTTTGCCGCCGAGCGCGTCTTGGGCATCGTCCCGCCTGGCACCCACGATTGGCAAAAGTACGTCGATGTGGAGGAGCTGCGCGCTCACTTTGCGTCCCGCCCGGCGTCGGAGGGCTGGACGGGCAACGGCTCGGCTGAGAGGTGTCAGGGCGTCGTCTACATGCCTGGGCTGGGGTGGAAGGCCGTGCCTGGGTCGGAAAAGGTTGGGAATTACTTTTATGCTATGAGGAAGAGCCCCTACGTCCCTGCCTGA
- a CDS encoding PH domain-containing protein: protein MASPPEGMSRATTSISDDAVPENDPTGTAGLLAERLSAWKHAVGYLEEFMVAVEKAHKNQAKEYEKVLKSISKPLKEGHHFDQSLGGVAGFFENMRVNTEAMVNTNIETEKTIKGTVLPIIERLHKEIKHKTKELSHGAQKSAKDVEKARNVTQKHIELLGQQTAAFESSGAKLDPSNDPYVLKRGVLHRLNQQVMDENNHRNDLLSVQNNFQAFEMHIVEVMQQAMEAFNQSAGGQAEKMRALYSDILGAAQRMPPDFEWKGFVQRNMENLIDPNENPRTVDSITFPNMDHKGTKSLIEGSLERKSRNKLSWGWSTGYYVVTPSKFLHEFKDSDNLRKDPVPELSIYLPDAVIGTPNMEKFNVKGKDVSKGISGKLAGSAELAFKAHTAADADRWFEVIKSVAGATGAKRVNTDANAASAAAAAMSSPASPTSPTSPTEKNAAQPLPPLATDQPKQESGVTGADTVASPDALSPKSAQDSGLASPQTAGTTPQAVSPTTAEAPKPQTVVTDQKKPMDA, encoded by the exons ATGGCATCACCACCGGAAGGTATGTCGCGCGCGACGACCTCGATTAGCGACGATGCAGTCCCCGAGAATGATCCCACTGGG ACTGCCGGGCTCTTGGCTGAGCGACTCTCGGCATGGAAACATGCCGTCGGCTACCTTGAGGAGTTCATGGTCGCAGTGGAAAAGGCGCACAAGAATCAGGCAAAGGAGTATGAAAAGGTCCTCAAGAGCATCAGCAAACCCCTGAAGGAGGGTCACCACTTTGACCAGAGCCTCGGTGGCGTCGCAGGCTTCTTTGAGAACATGCGGGTCAACACCGAGGCCATGGTCAACACCAACATTGAAACCGAAAAGACCATCAAGGGCACGGTGCTGCCCATCATCGAAAGGCTGCACAAGGAGATCAAGCACAAGACCAAGGAGCTGTCTCACGGCGCCCAGAAGAGTGCCAAGGATGTCGAGAAGGCCCGCAATGTCACCCAGAAGCACATTGAGCTTCTCGGCCAGCAGACGGCCGCTTTTGAGTCGTCCGGGGCCAAGTTGGACCCCTCGAACGACCCCTATGTCTTGAAGCGTGGTGTGCTGCACCGCCTCAACCAACAGGTCATGGACGAAAACAACCACCGCAACGACCTGCTATCGGTGCAGAACAACTTCCAGGCATTCGAGATGCACATAGTTGAGGTCATGCAGCAGGCCATGGAAGCCTTTAATCAGTCTGCCGGTGGCCAAGCCGAGAAGATGCGCGCCTTGTACTCGGACATTCTTGGAGCCGCCCAGAGGATGCCTCCCGACTTTGAGTGGAAGGGCTTCGTCCAGCGTAACATGGAGAACCTCATCGATCCCAACGAGAACCCGCGGACCGTCGACAGCATAACATTCCCGAACATGGACCACAAGGGAACCAAGTCCCTGATTGAGGGCTCGCTGGAGAGGAAATCGCGCAACAAGCTCTCATGGGGCTGGTCAACCGGCTACTACGTCGTCACTCCATCCAAGTTCTTGCACGAGTTCAAGGATTCGGACAATCTGCGCAAAGATCCCGTGCCCGAGCTGAGCATCTACCTACCCGACGCCGTCATCGGCACGCCAAACATGGAGAAGTTTAATGTCAAGGGCAAGGACGTTTCCAAAGGCATCAGCGGCAAGCTCGCGGGCTCTGCCGAGCTGGCCTTCAAGGCGCATACGGCAGCCGACGCCGACAGGTGGTTCGAGGTCATTAAGAGTGTCGCCGGCGCTACGGGAGCGAAGCGCGTCAACACGGATGCCAATGCCGCGtcagctgccgccgccgccatgtcGTCGCCCGCTTCCCCGACCTCACCAACTTCGCCGACGGAGAAGAACGCCGCCCAGCCGCTGCCTCCCCTGGCTACGGACCAGCCCAAGCAGGAATCGGGCGTCACTGGAGCCGATACAGTGGCCAGCCCGGATGCCCTTTCGCCCAAATCGGCCCAGGATTCGGGCCTAGCCTCGCCCCAGACCGCAGGAACGACGCCGCAAGCCGTCTCTCCCACGACCGCGGAGGCTCCCAAGCCTCAGACGGTCGTGACTGACCAGAAGAAGCCGATGGACGCCTAA
- a CDS encoding methionyl-tRNA synthetase, whose translation MAADSKPKLPQDGQENILVTSALPYVNNVPHLGNIIGSVLSADVFARYCRAKGLQTLYVCGSDEYGTATETKALEEGVDPATLCAKYHAVHKEIYDWFRIEFDVFGRTPTPEHTQIVQDIFSKLWKNGFIEQQETVQAFCARPEHNTFLADRFVEGECSLCHYTGARGDQCDACGNLLDPMEPDKDSSAPAEDDAQKATGWLINPKCKVDGSTPEKRRTRHLFLRLDALKDEIVSWLKETETGWSSNCVSITHSWIDKGLKPRGISRDLKWGVPIPKGLDGLDEEEYARKVFYVWFDACIGYPSITKTYTDKDNLDGNNWEKWWKNPENVKLYQFMGKDNVPFHTIIFPASQLGTRQPWTKVNHLSTTEYLNYEGGKFSKSKGVGVFGNTAQSTGIDPDVWRYYLLSRRPESSDSEFKWEEFIDANNNDLLKNLGNLVQRVVKFAHAKMGAKVPEYAKKEVPTFDQHKAEVNKLLQDYISNLKATKLRAGLATTMLISALGNKLLQDHKLGNQLLDEDPELCNGLIALALDHLYLIASLLFPYMPGTARSILRQIGLAKGDESQDSAFRIPEVWKGDSLTPGTPLGEPERPFAQIPASKLEEWREAFGGEELRKQKQIEAEKAAAKKLAREKDKEKKRLKKEAAKAATASGGTTTGGGPGSTPTDLPLRPAANAGGAPAPGTPAAEGTSSQLEKAVEQKT comes from the exons ATGGCTGCCGACAGCAAGCCTAAGCTACCCCAAGATGGCCAGGAGAACATCCTCGTCACCAGTGCCCTCCCTTACGTCAACAACGTCCCGCATCTAGGCAACATCATCGGCAGTGTCTTG TCCGCCGATGTGTTTGCGCGCTACTGTCGGGCCAAGGGCCTGCAGACCCTCTACGTCTGTGGCTCCGACGAGTACGGTACCGCCACCGAGACAAAGGccctggaggagggcgtcgacccGGCCACGCTGTGCGCCAAATATCACGCTGTCCACAAGGAGATTTACGACTGGTTCCGCATAGAGTTTGACGTCTTTGGTCGCACTCCAACGCCCGAGCACACACAGATCGTCCAGGACATCTTCAGCAAGCTCTGGAAGAATGGCTTCATCGAGCAGCAGGAGACGGTTCAGGCCTTTTGTGCACGCCCGGAGCACAACACCTTCCTGGCTGACCGTTTCGTAGAGGGAGAGTGCAGTCTGTGTCACTACACCGGCGCTCGTGGCGACCAG TGCGATGCCTGCGGTAACCTCCTTGACCCTATGGAGCCGGACAAGGACTCGAGCGCCCCGGCAGAAGACGATGCTCAAAAGGCCACCGGATGGCTGATAAACCCCAAGTGCAAAGTCGACGGCTCAACCCCTGAGAAGCGCAGGACGAGGCACTTGTTCCTCCGGCTAGACGCGCTGAAGGACGAGATTGTATCATGGCTTAAAGAAACGGAAACGGGCTGGAGCTCCAACTGTGTCTCGATCACTCATTCTTGGATTGACAAGGGCCTGAAGCCGCGTGGCATCTCACGAGACTTGAAGTGGGGTGTTCCCA TTCCCAAGGGCTTGGATGGTCTCGACGAGGAAGAGTACGCAAGGAAAGTCTTTTATGTGTGGTTCGATGCATGCA TTGGATACCCCTCAATAACCAAGACATATACGGACAAGGACAACCTCGACGGCAACAACTGGGAGAAGTGGTGGAAGAACCCCGAAAATGTTAAATTGTACCAGTTTATGGGCAAGGACAACGTTCC TTTCCACACCATCATCTTCCCTGCTTCACAACTCGGCACCAGGCAGCCATGGACCAAGGTCAACCACTTGTCAACGACAGAATACCTCAACTACGAGGGTGGAAAGTTCAGCAAGTCAAAGGGTGTTGGCGTGTTTGGCAACACAGCTCAGTCAACCGGCATTGACCCTGACGTTTGGAGATACTACCTGCTGTCAAGACGTCCTGAGAGCAGCGACTCAGAGTTTAAGTGGGA AGAATTCATTGACGCCAACAACAACGACTTGCTCAAGAACTTGGGCAACCTTGTCCAGCGAGTGGTCAAATTTGCCCACGCCAAGATGGGTGCCAAGGTTCCCGAATACGCAAAGAAGGAGGTTCCGACATTTGACCAGCACAAGGCCGAGGTCAACAAGCTGCTCCAAGATTACATCTCAAATCTCAAGGCAACCAAGCTGAGGGCAGGCCTTGCCACCACTATGCT GATATCTGCACTCGGAAACAAGCTGTTGCAGGATCACAAGCTCGGAAACCAACTTTTGGACGAGGACCCTGAGCTCTGCAACGGTCTTATTGCCCTCGCACTCGACCACCTTTACCTTATCGCTAGTCTTCTCTTCCCTTACATGCCCGGTACGGCTCGATCCATCCTTCGCCAGATCGGTCTGGCCAAGGGCGACGAAAGCCAAGACTCGGCCTTCCGTATCCCTGAGGTCTGGAAGGGCGACAGCCTGACACCCGGCACACCTCTCGGCGAGCCCGAGCGACCTTTTGCCCAAATCCCGGCGTCCAAGCTGGAGGAGTGGCGGGAGGCTTTCGGTGGCGAAGAGCTCCGCAAGCAGAAGCAGATTGAGGCTGAGAAggccgccgccaagaagctggcccgcgagaaggacaaggagaagaagcgcctcaagaaggaggccgccaaggctgctACCGCTTCCGGTGGTACCACCACTGGTGGCGGTCCCGGCTCCACGCCAACGGATCTGCCCCTTAGACCGGCGGCCAATGCCGGTGGTGCGCCTGCCCCGGGCACCCCTGCCGCCGAGGGCACGTCTTCACAGCTTGAGAAGGCTGTGGAGCAGAAGACCTGA